Proteins from one Romboutsia sp. CE17 genomic window:
- a CDS encoding copper transporter produces MHINMKYYIVTIGAIFISLGIGMLVGFNLNYDQELSKQQAQIINDLDVKFEDLRDTNNNLEAKLKNVNNSYDKVVDFINQNVDKLIVEELTDKYIGIISTNENCDTTNIYNTILKANGNVAFDIKLNSNITDKSVLANLSSKLGEEIKSTDELINYIIEALKNEGAKDKLTYLEELGILTLSELSDSYQSYTSVVLTGKSSNKDLESQFKEIDKSLIDKIKSENKYVVGVEDAETKLSYIDLYSENKISTIDNINQGSGQLALVLALKDESIVGKFGISENAESIIPFK; encoded by the coding sequence ATGCACATAAATATGAAGTATTATATAGTTACCATAGGTGCTATATTTATATCATTAGGAATAGGTATGTTAGTAGGATTTAACTTAAATTATGATCAGGAGTTAAGTAAACAACAAGCTCAAATAATAAATGACTTAGACGTTAAATTCGAAGATTTAAGAGATACTAATAATAATTTAGAAGCAAAACTAAAAAATGTAAATAACAGTTATGATAAAGTGGTAGACTTTATAAACCAAAATGTAGATAAATTAATAGTTGAAGAATTAACTGACAAGTATATTGGTATAATATCTACTAATGAAAACTGTGATACAACTAATATATATAATACTATATTAAAAGCAAATGGAAATGTTGCTTTTGATATAAAATTAAATAGTAATATAACTGATAAAAGTGTTTTAGCTAATTTATCTAGCAAGTTAGGTGAAGAAATAAAAAGTACAGATGAACTTATAAATTACATTATAGAAGCTTTAAAAAATGAAGGTGCTAAAGATAAATTAACTTATCTTGAAGAACTAGGCATTTTAACTTTAAGTGAGTTAAGTGATAGTTATCAATCATATACTTCAGTTGTTCTAACAGGTAAAAGTAGCAATAAAGACCTAGAGAGTCAATTTAAAGAAATAGATAAATCATTAATAGATAAGATAAAATCAGAAAATAAATATGTAGTGGGTGTAGAAGATGCAGAAACTAAACTATCATACATAGATTTATACTCTGAGAATAAGATATCTACAATTGATAACATTAATCAAGGAAGTGGACAATTAGCACTAGTATTAGCATTAAAAGATGAAAGTATAGTTGGCAAATTTGGAATATCAGAAAATGCAGAAAGTATAATACCATTTAAGTAA
- the steA gene encoding putative cytokinetic ring protein SteA: MRVEAPIKVDRKTKRLAKRLTGGEIAVINHVDIDEVAANSLVEGKIKLVINAAPSISGRYPNKGPGILTDKNILIIDNIGEELFNELKEGQIVEVVDGNIYRDGKFIGSGEVLDKKVVSEKIKLAYENLGVELDKFIDNTIDYAKKEKGFILGDVEIPKVKTDYKNKHVLIVVRGQDYKEDLSAIISYIEEMKPVLVGVDGGADALLEFGYTPDVIVGDMDSVSDEALKKAKEIVVHAYTDGRAPGLKRVEDLGLEAIVFPAPGTSEDIAMLTAYEYKAELIVAVGTHSNMIDFLEKGRKGMASTFLVRLKIGSRLIDAKGVNLLYRSRLKLKYIFALILTALFPILIVASFSPSVQQFIHLMQLKFRLLLQM, translated from the coding sequence ATGAGAGTCGAAGCCCCTATTAAGGTAGATAGAAAGACCAAAAGACTTGCGAAAAGACTTACAGGTGGAGAAATAGCAGTAATAAATCATGTAGATATTGATGAAGTAGCTGCAAACTCTCTAGTAGAAGGTAAGATAAAGCTTGTTATAAATGCTGCGCCTTCTATAAGTGGTAGATATCCTAATAAAGGACCAGGTATATTAACAGACAAAAATATTTTGATAATTGATAATATAGGTGAAGAATTATTTAATGAGCTTAAAGAAGGTCAAATTGTTGAAGTTGTTGATGGAAATATATATAGAGATGGTAAATTTATAGGAAGCGGAGAAGTTTTAGATAAAAAAGTTGTTTCGGAAAAAATAAAATTAGCATATGAAAACCTTGGTGTAGAATTAGATAAATTTATAGACAATACTATAGATTATGCGAAAAAAGAAAAAGGATTTATTCTAGGAGATGTTGAAATTCCGAAGGTAAAGACAGACTATAAAAATAAGCATGTTCTTATAGTTGTAAGAGGTCAAGATTATAAAGAGGACTTAAGTGCTATAATATCTTATATAGAAGAGATGAAACCTGTGCTTGTTGGAGTAGATGGAGGTGCAGATGCTTTACTTGAATTTGGGTATACTCCAGATGTTATAGTTGGTGACATGGATAGTGTAAGTGATGAAGCTTTGAAAAAAGCAAAAGAGATTGTTGTACATGCATATACAGATGGTAGAGCACCAGGCTTAAAGAGAGTAGAGGATTTAGGTTTAGAGGCTATAGTGTTCCCTGCACCAGGAACAAGTGAAGATATAGCTATGCTTACTGCATATGAATATAAAGCAGAGCTTATTGTAGCAGTAGGAACTCATTCTAATATGATAGACTTCCTAGAAAAAGGAAGAAAGGGAATGGCAAGTACTTTTTTAGTAAGGTTAAAAATAGGTTCTAGATTAATAGATGCAAAAGGTGTTAATTTACTTTATAGAAGTAGATTAAAGTTAAAATATATATTTGCTTTAATCTTAACTGCTTTATTCCCAATATTAATAGTTGCATCATTCTCACCAAGTGTGCAACAATTTATACACCTAATGCAGTTGAAATTTAGATTACTATTACAGATGTAA